One window from the genome of Musa acuminata AAA Group cultivar baxijiao chromosome BXJ1-4, Cavendish_Baxijiao_AAA, whole genome shotgun sequence encodes:
- the LOC135667900 gene encoding poly [ADP-ribose] polymerase 1-like isoform X2 has product MDTCRLDDVEGVDLLRWEDQKGIRKYVEDGSSTSTTVANSECAIEVSQTSRATCRHCSQKITKGTVRVSTKAEGQSARGISWHHVNCFNTMSPSTSLEKISGWDSLSPQDKESLSAFSRKDTSKKTEDQVTSRSAKRKAVGSDEQKAKVSKSEKRNSAGKTSTNGSKDEPNHGDFSTIGLEKKLEEQSKLLWDIKDQLKIHVTTAELREMLEANGQDSTGSEYDLRDRCADGMLFGALGTCPICSGSLCYSGGQYRCHGYLSAWSKCSYTTTEPVRLKAKWKIPKETSNGYLIKWFKSQKANKPGRVLPPPSTSKSSGRHATNLSQPSNDEKLENLKVAIAGGSAEDFADLKTKLEAAGVKFHMKIAKDTSCLIWVGEVVNDDSEMRKARRMKLPIVRVDYLQECMRKQKKLPFDLYKIENFAETSRSGTITVRVKGRSAVHEASGMQDTGHILEDGKSIYNTTLNMSDLSTGINSYYILQIIQEDKGSGCYVFRKWGRVGNNKIGGTKLDGMSKSDAIQEFKRLFLEKTGNPWEAWEQKRNFEKQPGRFYPLDIDYGIKQVPKKKDLTNKKSQLAPQLMDLMKMLFNVETYRAAMLEFEINMSEMPLGKLTKKNIQKGFEALTEIQNLVCNSDYDPAIKESLIIDASNRFFTLIPSIHPHVIRHEDDVKAKVKMLEALQDIEIASRLVCFDGDDDESLDDKYKKLRCDITPLLHDSEDYQLVEKYLLNTHAPTHKDWTLELEEVFALEREGEFDKFAPRRDTLQNKMLLWHGSRLTNFVGILSQGLRIAPPEAPATGYMFGKGIYFADLVSKSAQYCYVDKKDPVGLMLLSEVALGEIYELKKATYMDKPPKGKLSTKGLGKTVPLESEHVKWKDEVVVPCGRPVPSSVRASELLYNEYIVYDTAQVKMQFLLKVRFHHKR; this is encoded by the exons ATGGATACATGCCG CCTTGACGATGTCGAGGGTGTAGACTTGCTTCGATGGGAGGATCAGAAAGGCATAAGAAAGTATGTTGAGGATGGATCCTCAACTTCTACTACAGTTGCCAACAGTGAATGTGCCATTGAAGTTTCTCAAACATCTCGTGCTACTTGTAGGCATTGCAGCCAGAAGATTACAAAAGGAACG GTTCGTGTTTCAACTAAGGCTGAAGGCCAAAGTGCCAGAGGTATATCATGGCACCATGTCAACTGTTTTAACACGATGTCTCCATCAACCAGTTTAGAAAAAATTTCAGGATGGGACAGCCTTTCCCCTCAAGATAAAGAATCTCTTTCTGCATTTTCAAGAAAAGATACATCTAAAAAGACAGAAG ATCAAGTAACTTCCAGAAGTGCAAAAAGGAAGGCAGTGGGGAGTGATGAGCAGAAAGCAAAAGTTTCTAAATCTGAAAAACGCAATTCGGCAGGTAAAACATCAACCAATGGAAGTAAAGATGAGCCTAATCATGGTGATTTTAGTACCATTGGATTGGAGAAGAAATTGGAAGAGCAGAGCAAGCTGTTGTGGGATATTAAAGATCAGCTTAAGATACATGTGACGACAGCAGAGCTAAGGGAGATGCTTGAAGCTAATGGACAAGATTCAACAGGATCAGAATATGATCTGCGAGACCGTTG TGCTGATGGGATGCTTTTTGGAGCGCTGGGTACTTGCCCAATTTGTTCTGGTTCTCTGTGTTACTCTGGTGGTCAGTATCGTTGTCATGGCTATTTGTCAGCTTGGAGCAAGTGTTCATACACAACAACTGAACCTGTGCGTCTTAAAGCGaagtggaaaattccaaaagaaacaagtaaTGGATACCTAATAAAG TGGTTTAAGTCTCAAAAGGCAAATAAACCTGGAAGGGTGCTTCCTCCTCCATCTACAAGTAAATCTTCAGGTAGACATGCAACTAATCTATCTCAGCCTTCTAATGATGAAAAGTTAGAAAACTTAAAAGTTGCTATTGCTGGTGGATCGGCTGAAGATTTT GCAGATTTGAAGACAAAACTTGAGGCAGCTGGGGTAAAATTTCATATGAAGATTGCCAAAG ACACTAGTTGTTTGATATGGGTTGGCGAGGTGGTTAATGATGACTCTGAAATGAGAAAAGCTAG GAGGATGAAATTGCCTATTGTTAGAGTAGACTACCTTCAGGAATGTATGAGAAAGCAGAAGAAGCTTCCCTTCGATTTATACAAAATTGAGAATTTTGCAGAAACATCTAGAAGTGGCACCATCACTGTGAGAGTGAAAGGTAGAAGTGCTGTGCATGAGGCTTCTGGTATGCAGGATACTGGTCACATTTTGGAGGATGGAAAAAGCATCTATAATACAACTTTGAATATGTCTGATCTTTCTACTGGTATAAACAG TTATTACATCCTTCAGATTATCCAAGAAGATAAAGGATCGGGCTGTTATGTTTTTCGAAAGTGGGGACGAGTTGGTAATAATAAAATTGGAGGGACCAAATTAGATGGGATGTCAAAATCTGATGCTATTCAGGAATTTAAACGTTTATTTCTAGAAAAGACAGGAAATCCATGGGAAGCATGGGAGCAGAAGCGCAATTTCGAGAAGCAACCTGGTAGATTTTATCCACTCGATATT GATTATGGCATCAAGCAAGTTCCAAAAAAGAAAGATCTGACCAACAAGAAAAGCCAACTTGCACCTCAGTTGATGGATTTAATGAAAATGCTTTTCAATGTTGAAACATACAG GGCAGCTATGTTGGAGTTTGAGATAAATATGTCTGAAATGCCGCTTGGAAAGCTAACCAAGAAGAATATTCAAAAAG GATTTGAAGCATTAACGGAGATACAAAATTTGGTTTGTAATTCTGACTATGATCCAGCTATCAAAGAGAGCTTGATCATTGATGCTAGCAACCGTTTTTTCACTCTTATCCCTTCCATACATCCTCATGTCATACGacatgaagatgatgtcaaggcaaaG GTGAAAATGCTTGAAGCTCTTCAAGACATAGAAATAGCTTCCAGACTGGTTTGTTTTGATGGAGATGACGATGAGTCTCTTGATGACAAGTACAAGAAGCTTCGATGTGATATTACTCCTCTGCTTCATGATAGTGAAGATTACCAGCTAGTTGAGAAATACCTTCTTAATACACATGCTCCTACGCACAAG GATTGGACCCTTGAACTTGAAGAAGTTTTTGCTCTTGAAAGAGAAGGAGAATTTGATAAGTTTGCACCACGCAGAGATACATTACAAAATAAGATGCTCCTGTGGCACG GTTCAAGGTTGACAAACTTTGTGGGCATTCTCAGCCAAGGTTTGAGGATTGCACCTCCAGAAGCTCCAGCAACTGGTTacatg TTTGGCAAGGGTATTTACTTTGCTGACCTAGTAAGTAAGAGTGCACAATATTGCTATGTGGACAAGAAAGACCCTGTAGGTCTGATGCTTCTTAGTGAGGTTGCTCTAGGAGAGATCTATGAGCTCAAGAAAGCTACG TACATGGATAAGCCACCGAAAGGAAAACTTTCAACCAAAGGATTGGGTAAGACTGTGCCTCTGGAGTCGGAGCATGTGAAGTGGAAGGACGAAGTCGTCGTGCCTTGTGGCAGGCCAGTTCCATCATCGGTTCGAGCATCAGAATTACTCTACAACGAGTATATTGTTTATGATACTGCTCAG
- the LOC135667900 gene encoding poly [ADP-ribose] polymerase 1-like isoform X1, with protein sequence MANPPKPWKAEYAKSGRSSCKTCKSPIDRDQLRLGKTVAATQFDGYMPMWNHAGCIFKKQNQIKSLDDVEGVDLLRWEDQKGIRKYVEDGSSTSTTVANSECAIEVSQTSRATCRHCSQKITKGTVRVSTKAEGQSARGISWHHVNCFNTMSPSTSLEKISGWDSLSPQDKESLSAFSRKDTSKKTEDQVTSRSAKRKAVGSDEQKAKVSKSEKRNSAGKTSTNGSKDEPNHGDFSTIGLEKKLEEQSKLLWDIKDQLKIHVTTAELREMLEANGQDSTGSEYDLRDRCADGMLFGALGTCPICSGSLCYSGGQYRCHGYLSAWSKCSYTTTEPVRLKAKWKIPKETSNGYLIKWFKSQKANKPGRVLPPPSTSKSSGRHATNLSQPSNDEKLENLKVAIAGGSAEDFADLKTKLEAAGVKFHMKIAKDTSCLIWVGEVVNDDSEMRKARRMKLPIVRVDYLQECMRKQKKLPFDLYKIENFAETSRSGTITVRVKGRSAVHEASGMQDTGHILEDGKSIYNTTLNMSDLSTGINSYYILQIIQEDKGSGCYVFRKWGRVGNNKIGGTKLDGMSKSDAIQEFKRLFLEKTGNPWEAWEQKRNFEKQPGRFYPLDIDYGIKQVPKKKDLTNKKSQLAPQLMDLMKMLFNVETYRAAMLEFEINMSEMPLGKLTKKNIQKGFEALTEIQNLVCNSDYDPAIKESLIIDASNRFFTLIPSIHPHVIRHEDDVKAKVKMLEALQDIEIASRLVCFDGDDDESLDDKYKKLRCDITPLLHDSEDYQLVEKYLLNTHAPTHKDWTLELEEVFALEREGEFDKFAPRRDTLQNKMLLWHGSRLTNFVGILSQGLRIAPPEAPATGYMFGKGIYFADLVSKSAQYCYVDKKDPVGLMLLSEVALGEIYELKKATYMDKPPKGKLSTKGLGKTVPLESEHVKWKDEVVVPCGRPVPSSVRASELLYNEYIVYDTAQVKMQFLLKVRFHHKR encoded by the exons ATGGCGAACCCCCCGAAGCCATGGAAGGCCGAGTACGCCAAGTCTGGGCGGTCGTCGTGCAAGACCTGCAAGAGCCCCATCGACAGGGACCAACTCCGCCTCGGCAAGACGGTCGCTGCCACCCAGTTCGATGGATACATGCCG ATGTGGAATCATGCTGGTTGTATCTTCAAGAAACAAAACCAGATAAAATC CCTTGACGATGTCGAGGGTGTAGACTTGCTTCGATGGGAGGATCAGAAAGGCATAAGAAAGTATGTTGAGGATGGATCCTCAACTTCTACTACAGTTGCCAACAGTGAATGTGCCATTGAAGTTTCTCAAACATCTCGTGCTACTTGTAGGCATTGCAGCCAGAAGATTACAAAAGGAACG GTTCGTGTTTCAACTAAGGCTGAAGGCCAAAGTGCCAGAGGTATATCATGGCACCATGTCAACTGTTTTAACACGATGTCTCCATCAACCAGTTTAGAAAAAATTTCAGGATGGGACAGCCTTTCCCCTCAAGATAAAGAATCTCTTTCTGCATTTTCAAGAAAAGATACATCTAAAAAGACAGAAG ATCAAGTAACTTCCAGAAGTGCAAAAAGGAAGGCAGTGGGGAGTGATGAGCAGAAAGCAAAAGTTTCTAAATCTGAAAAACGCAATTCGGCAGGTAAAACATCAACCAATGGAAGTAAAGATGAGCCTAATCATGGTGATTTTAGTACCATTGGATTGGAGAAGAAATTGGAAGAGCAGAGCAAGCTGTTGTGGGATATTAAAGATCAGCTTAAGATACATGTGACGACAGCAGAGCTAAGGGAGATGCTTGAAGCTAATGGACAAGATTCAACAGGATCAGAATATGATCTGCGAGACCGTTG TGCTGATGGGATGCTTTTTGGAGCGCTGGGTACTTGCCCAATTTGTTCTGGTTCTCTGTGTTACTCTGGTGGTCAGTATCGTTGTCATGGCTATTTGTCAGCTTGGAGCAAGTGTTCATACACAACAACTGAACCTGTGCGTCTTAAAGCGaagtggaaaattccaaaagaaacaagtaaTGGATACCTAATAAAG TGGTTTAAGTCTCAAAAGGCAAATAAACCTGGAAGGGTGCTTCCTCCTCCATCTACAAGTAAATCTTCAGGTAGACATGCAACTAATCTATCTCAGCCTTCTAATGATGAAAAGTTAGAAAACTTAAAAGTTGCTATTGCTGGTGGATCGGCTGAAGATTTT GCAGATTTGAAGACAAAACTTGAGGCAGCTGGGGTAAAATTTCATATGAAGATTGCCAAAG ACACTAGTTGTTTGATATGGGTTGGCGAGGTGGTTAATGATGACTCTGAAATGAGAAAAGCTAG GAGGATGAAATTGCCTATTGTTAGAGTAGACTACCTTCAGGAATGTATGAGAAAGCAGAAGAAGCTTCCCTTCGATTTATACAAAATTGAGAATTTTGCAGAAACATCTAGAAGTGGCACCATCACTGTGAGAGTGAAAGGTAGAAGTGCTGTGCATGAGGCTTCTGGTATGCAGGATACTGGTCACATTTTGGAGGATGGAAAAAGCATCTATAATACAACTTTGAATATGTCTGATCTTTCTACTGGTATAAACAG TTATTACATCCTTCAGATTATCCAAGAAGATAAAGGATCGGGCTGTTATGTTTTTCGAAAGTGGGGACGAGTTGGTAATAATAAAATTGGAGGGACCAAATTAGATGGGATGTCAAAATCTGATGCTATTCAGGAATTTAAACGTTTATTTCTAGAAAAGACAGGAAATCCATGGGAAGCATGGGAGCAGAAGCGCAATTTCGAGAAGCAACCTGGTAGATTTTATCCACTCGATATT GATTATGGCATCAAGCAAGTTCCAAAAAAGAAAGATCTGACCAACAAGAAAAGCCAACTTGCACCTCAGTTGATGGATTTAATGAAAATGCTTTTCAATGTTGAAACATACAG GGCAGCTATGTTGGAGTTTGAGATAAATATGTCTGAAATGCCGCTTGGAAAGCTAACCAAGAAGAATATTCAAAAAG GATTTGAAGCATTAACGGAGATACAAAATTTGGTTTGTAATTCTGACTATGATCCAGCTATCAAAGAGAGCTTGATCATTGATGCTAGCAACCGTTTTTTCACTCTTATCCCTTCCATACATCCTCATGTCATACGacatgaagatgatgtcaaggcaaaG GTGAAAATGCTTGAAGCTCTTCAAGACATAGAAATAGCTTCCAGACTGGTTTGTTTTGATGGAGATGACGATGAGTCTCTTGATGACAAGTACAAGAAGCTTCGATGTGATATTACTCCTCTGCTTCATGATAGTGAAGATTACCAGCTAGTTGAGAAATACCTTCTTAATACACATGCTCCTACGCACAAG GATTGGACCCTTGAACTTGAAGAAGTTTTTGCTCTTGAAAGAGAAGGAGAATTTGATAAGTTTGCACCACGCAGAGATACATTACAAAATAAGATGCTCCTGTGGCACG GTTCAAGGTTGACAAACTTTGTGGGCATTCTCAGCCAAGGTTTGAGGATTGCACCTCCAGAAGCTCCAGCAACTGGTTacatg TTTGGCAAGGGTATTTACTTTGCTGACCTAGTAAGTAAGAGTGCACAATATTGCTATGTGGACAAGAAAGACCCTGTAGGTCTGATGCTTCTTAGTGAGGTTGCTCTAGGAGAGATCTATGAGCTCAAGAAAGCTACG TACATGGATAAGCCACCGAAAGGAAAACTTTCAACCAAAGGATTGGGTAAGACTGTGCCTCTGGAGTCGGAGCATGTGAAGTGGAAGGACGAAGTCGTCGTGCCTTGTGGCAGGCCAGTTCCATCATCGGTTCGAGCATCAGAATTACTCTACAACGAGTATATTGTTTATGATACTGCTCAG